TTGATCTGATATTTAGTAACAGCTTCAAAGATCCCCGCATAACAAGAACGTAGAGCTTCGATCTGTTCAGGCTGTAAGACTCCGTGAACAGTAGGGGCGATAGCTTGGATCACATATTTAGCAGGTAAATGATAACCGGGGTTAACGTAAGTTTGTCCGCTTGCTAACGGCGTTTTGCCAGCTTGCTTTAACTTATGCCCAGTTTCGCGTAAACGACTACCTGAAAAAACGTGAACTTCATTGTCTAAACACGGATGCGTGGGGTCAAAGCATCCTAATAAGTCTGGGTCGGCTGGATCAACGAATGCTTCGACTTGCAGTGTCGTGATGTCGCCTTGATAAAGGTAAAGCCCGGGTAAAACTTCGTCGAGCTCTGCTAAAGTCACGAGGGGACGTCTTTGCCATAAAAGATGTAAAAGTTCATCTTCTTTTTGTAAATAATTGGTTGGTAAATAGCCCGGTTCTCTAAGCGTCACTAGTTCACGCCAGTAAGCTAGTTGAGCTGGCGTTGTTGTTGGCAAAGGCCCAGTTGGCGCGAGTTTTGTGATCAATTCGGGTAAAAGTTCTGTGATTTCCATATTAAACACTTCCAAATTTTGAGATATGTAGTAAAAAGCTATCGCATTAATTATAGAAAAATGGTAAAGTTTAGACAAATATATTGTAAGAAATAAGGTGGAAAGATGAATTTCTTTACAGCTGATACTCATTTTTTCGATAAACATCTGCTGGGAAAGACTGATTTTGCTGATCGCCAGTACTTGACCGTTGCCCAGATGAATGAAACGATCATCGCTAACTGGAATGAAGTCGTTTTGCCGACGGACACAGTTTATCATCTCGGTGATATCGCAGTACACTTTGTGCGTCCAGAAAAACGAGCCCATCAAGATATTTTTGAAGTTTTACGGCGTTTAAATGGGAATTTAGTCTTTGTCAAAGGTAACCACGATAGTCGAGCGTTATTTAAATACTTGGCTAAAAATAACTACGAAGTCAATGGCAGACCTAAATTTAGTTTTCATGACGTTGGCGTATTGTTCAAATATGACCATCGTCAATATTATTTGACGCATTACCCGCTGATGTTAGGGATCGCTCCAAAGATCATCAACCTTCACGGGCATATCCACCATTATGCTGTCAATGTCAAAGAAAATATCAATGTCGGGCTTGATTCACCAGAAGTTGATTATTTAAAAGAAAAACCGGCTTTTGGCCAACCGCTATCGCTGGAACAAGTTACCCAGATCATCGCAGCTAAACGCGATGATTATTTGAAACGGAGGTGAGAAGGTGCAACAAAAGAAGTTTGGCTGGTTCATCTGCTTTTTCATCAGTTTAAGTCTTGCTTTTTTAGGGCAGAGTCAAGTTGCTTTGGCTAAGACTCAAACGATGATCCCGACTCTGTTTATTCATGGGTGGGGCAGTAGCTATCACGCTGAAGAGAAAATGGCACAAGCGGCTAAGAAGGCTGGCGTGACGAAGACGATCATTTTAGCTGATGTCGATCTAAATGGCAATGTCACCTTAAAAGGTAAGATCCCAGCGCAAGCTAAAGCTCCGCTCGTCTTAGTCAATTTTGAAAATAATAAAAATGTCAATGCCAAAATGGAAGCTGGTTATTTGAAAAGTGTCCTCGAAACGCTTCAACAAAAGTATCATTTTCAAAAGATGAATCTCGTCGGGCACTCAATGGGAAATATGGCGATCTTAGATTATCTCTTGGAAAATGCCCAAAATAAAGAACTACCGCAGTTGAATAAACAAGTAGCGCTCGCGGCTTTTCCTAATGGATTAGTCGAAGAGATGCCGTCTGATGTCACAGTGGCAAAAGATGGGCGACCAGATCAAGAGACGAGTACGTTTACCGAGCTGTTACCGCTAAGAGAACTTTATCCTAAAGGGGCCTCAGTCTTAAATATCTATGGTAACTTAGAAGATGGGAGTGATTCGGACGGACCAGTCCCAGTTAGATCGGCGCAAACTTTGCGCTATTTAGTCACACCAAATGCGAAAAGTTACGAAGAACATCAGATCACAGGAAAGCTTGGACAACATAGTAAGCTGCACAACAACCGCGAAGTTGACCGCTTACTGATCAAATTTTTGTGGGGAAAATAAAACGGGGGAAAAAACATGAATAAGATCATTGATATTTTTGCAAGAGCTTATCAAAAAAAGCTCACTTTGATCGTGATCCGGACTTTGCGGGTCCTCTTCCCGCTCATTTTACTAGGAAGTTTTGCAGAAGTTATCAAACTGACCTTTTTAACACCGACCGGCTATATCGCAACTTTATTTGCTGTCCCAGACTGGCTACCATTTGTTGACGTTATCGCCCGGATCTTAGGCACGATCTATCACTGTACGATCGATCTGATCGCACTGTATAGTGCTTATGCGATCGCTTATCAGACAGCTAAAGCGTATCAGCTCGACCCAGCTTTGCCGAGCTTATTAGGGGGTGCTTCTTTTATCTTACTAGCGTATCGACCTAACGGACAAAACGTGATCGGGTTCAATGAACGCTTGTTGAGTCAAGGGATGCTGATCGCTTTAGTCTGTGGTTATGTGAGTGTGCGTTTATTGTTATTTGTCCAAAAGAAACTAAAAAAAACACAAAACGCTCAGATCGTAACGATCACGCTCATCTTGCTCGGGGCTGCAGTTTTGAATTACCTTCTGCGCTTATTAGGTGAACTTGAAGTGCCGACCTATGTCGCAAGTACGATCATGAAAAATACGGCCGGTAATGCCTTTTTATATGTCGTTTTACTAGGCTTTTTGACCGATCTGTTATCTTTTATCGGGATGGGGGGACCTTTTAGCATGAGTCCGACTTTTACCGATGCGACTTCGTTTGCGAACCTAAACCATGCCCTAAAGACGGGTTCTGCTTATGGAGTACCGTATCCCTTTACCGATACGACGCTCTTTCATAGTTATGCTAATTTTGGCGGTAACGGAGTCTTGTTAGCGTTAGTGATCGCGATCGCTTTGACAGCAAAAACAGCCGATCATAAATATAAGAGCGTCACCAAATGGTCTCTTTTTCCAACGTTGTTCAATAACCATTATCCGTTGATGTTAGGGTTGCCGATCTTGTTTAATCCACTTTTGTTTATTCCGTTTATCCTGGCGCCCCTAGTCAATATGCTGATCGCCGGTGCGTTTATCGCACTTGATTGGATCCCAACGGCCGCCTATCCCGTTCCTGCCGGTACGCCAGGACCTTTGATCGCTTTTATCGGCACAAATGGGAATTTTTTAGCGTTAGGCTTAGGGATCTTGCTGTTGATCTTAGATGTTTTGCTCTACTTGCCATTTGTTAAATTAGCTGAAAAGATCAAACAAAGGGCAGGTGAATACGATGTTTAAGCAAAAAAAGTTCTGGTTCAGTTTGTTAGGTGTTCTCTTAAGTGTGATCCTTTTAGTTTGTTCGCTAAATTGGTCCCGCCAAAATGTCGCTGAATTGACTCGCTGGCACCGCTCCAAAGTTTCACCTGTGATCATGATCCCAGGCAGTTCAGCGACTGAAAATCGGTTTGATCGTCTCGTTAAAAAGCTAAATCAAAACGCAAATGAAAAACACAGTCTGCTTAAAGTCCGCGTGACAAATGATGATCAGATCCACTATTCAGGTTCGATCCGTCCGGGGGATAACGAACCGATCATCGTGGTCGGTTTTGAGAATAATCATGATGGCTATGACAATATCAAACAGCAAGCGCGCCGTTTTGCTTTAGCTTTTGAAGATCTGAACGAACAGTATAACTTTAATAACTTTAAAGCGATCGGGCATTCAAATGGTGGCTTGATCTATACGGCATTTTTAGAAAAATATTATCCCGAATATGCCCAACAAGTCACGCTCAAGCGTTTGATGACGATCGGAACACCGTATAATTTCAACGAAGGTTCGATGCAACACAAGGCGCAAATGTTGACTGATTTCATCAAAGATCGTAAAAAATTGCCGACTGAGCTCGTGATGTATTCGGTGGCAGGTTCCCAAACGTATAACGCTGATGGGCTAGTTCCAGTTGGCAGTGTCTTGGCAGGGCGTTATATTTATCAAGGGCAAGTCAAGCAATTTACGACGATCACGGTCTCAGGTGAAGATGCGCAACATTCTGCCCTACCGCAAAATGATCAGATCGTTGAGTTGATCGAACGCTATATGCTCGATCATGTTAAAAAGCGGCCTACGATCCAAGGGATGCCCCAGCTTAGAGGCGATGAGAAATAGGAGGAAGAAAGATGGAAAATTATTTATTTGATTTTGATGGAACTTTAGCTGACTCAGGCAAGACAGCTGTTGTTGCTACAAAAAAAGCTTTCTTAGATCTCGGGTTAGCGGCACCGGAAAAAGAAGCGATCTTAGGCTATATGGGGATCCCGATCGAAAGCTCCTTTGTCCTTTTAGGGGCAAAAGATCTGCCAAAAGCAGATTTAAATGAGTTATTTGAAAGATTTAGGGCGCACTATCAAGCTAACGAAAATGAATACGTCACGCTTTTTCCTGGGGTAAAAGACGTCTTGGCTCAACTTGTTTCTGCTAAGAAGCAATTATTTGTCGTTTCTAGTAAGCATTCCGAAGCGTTAGCCCGCAATCTAGAATTTTTAGGGATCGCTAAGTATATCACTGACCTAGTTGGTTCAGATAATGTGAAAAATTATAAGCCAGC
This window of the Ligilactobacillus faecis genome carries:
- a CDS encoding alpha/beta hydrolase, which translates into the protein MFKQKKFWFSLLGVLLSVILLVCSLNWSRQNVAELTRWHRSKVSPVIMIPGSSATENRFDRLVKKLNQNANEKHSLLKVRVTNDDQIHYSGSIRPGDNEPIIVVGFENNHDGYDNIKQQARRFALAFEDLNEQYNFNNFKAIGHSNGGLIYTAFLEKYYPEYAQQVTLKRLMTIGTPYNFNEGSMQHKAQMLTDFIKDRKKLPTELVMYSVAGSQTYNADGLVPVGSVLAGRYIYQGQVKQFTTITVSGEDAQHSALPQNDQIVELIERYMLDHVKKRPTIQGMPQLRGDEK
- a CDS encoding alpha/beta hydrolase, with the protein product MQQKKFGWFICFFISLSLAFLGQSQVALAKTQTMIPTLFIHGWGSSYHAEEKMAQAAKKAGVTKTIILADVDLNGNVTLKGKIPAQAKAPLVLVNFENNKNVNAKMEAGYLKSVLETLQQKYHFQKMNLVGHSMGNMAILDYLLENAQNKELPQLNKQVALAAFPNGLVEEMPSDVTVAKDGRPDQETSTFTELLPLRELYPKGASVLNIYGNLEDGSDSDGPVPVRSAQTLRYLVTPNAKSYEEHQITGKLGQHSKLHNNREVDRLLIKFLWGK
- a CDS encoding PTS transporter subunit EIIC encodes the protein MNKIIDIFARAYQKKLTLIVIRTLRVLFPLILLGSFAEVIKLTFLTPTGYIATLFAVPDWLPFVDVIARILGTIYHCTIDLIALYSAYAIAYQTAKAYQLDPALPSLLGGASFILLAYRPNGQNVIGFNERLLSQGMLIALVCGYVSVRLLLFVQKKLKKTQNAQIVTITLILLGAAVLNYLLRLLGELEVPTYVASTIMKNTAGNAFLYVVLLGFLTDLLSFIGMGGPFSMSPTFTDATSFANLNHALKTGSAYGVPYPFTDTTLFHSYANFGGNGVLLALVIAIALTAKTADHKYKSVTKWSLFPTLFNNHYPLMLGLPILFNPLLFIPFILAPLVNMLIAGAFIALDWIPTAAYPVPAGTPGPLIAFIGTNGNFLALGLGILLLILDVLLYLPFVKLAEKIKQRAGEYDV
- a CDS encoding HAD family hydrolase — translated: MENYLFDFDGTLADSGKTAVVATKKAFLDLGLAAPEKEAILGYMGIPIESSFVLLGAKDLPKADLNELFERFRAHYQANENEYVTLFPGVKDVLAQLVSAKKQLFVVSSKHSEALARNLEFLGIAKYITDLVGSDNVKNYKPAPDGIELLVKRHTLTKTQSVMIGDAIYDIEMGQNAQVKTAGALWGAHDPKAVTALSPTFALKDPKQLLTLP
- a CDS encoding metallophosphoesterase, which produces MNFFTADTHFFDKHLLGKTDFADRQYLTVAQMNETIIANWNEVVLPTDTVYHLGDIAVHFVRPEKRAHQDIFEVLRRLNGNLVFVKGNHDSRALFKYLAKNNYEVNGRPKFSFHDVGVLFKYDHRQYYLTHYPLMLGIAPKIINLHGHIHHYAVNVKENINVGLDSPEVDYLKEKPAFGQPLSLEQVTQIIAAKRDDYLKRR
- a CDS encoding macro domain-containing protein, with protein sequence MEITELLPELITKLAPTGPLPTTTPAQLAYWRELVTLREPGYLPTNYLQKEDELLHLLWQRRPLVTLAELDEVLPGLYLYQGDITTLQVEAFVDPADPDLLGCFDPTHPCLDNEVHVFSGSRLRETGHKLKQAGKTPLASGQTYVNPGYHLPAKYVIQAIAPTVHGVLQPEQIEALRSCYAGIFEAVTKYQIKTIALCALGTGAANFPNELAAKIAITAAKKAQAKDPSLKIVLTPYKDLDLNLYRYLLTDE